A window of Conger conger chromosome 13, fConCon1.1, whole genome shotgun sequence contains these coding sequences:
- the LOC133108011 gene encoding rhomboid-related protein 4-like isoform X1: protein MRSAGSPFPSLPPLPCTRVMGLLLLALQVFQRVMDIPPVTLAALGLHAYLFLIPLVPLTRACVSVQTCWGGDWRPLLLAPLHHAHGWHLFSNMVSLLWLGSCLERRLGGPWFAYLLSVFSLLTGVVYLLLEKGLAELTDDPSYNMQCAVSFSEVLFGLNVVNSHQFRGGVTNVMGFSVANSYVDWLELILFVMLPGTFVGHLAGFLVGILYTEGPLMSVMKVCAGVLTVIGDSAGRRHYYSSSGFSGYAGTRSNSPYAQNERPQAHTPRPGLHPYTTGLSEEEEYEAAIRASMRDQGGATHESPAYGFHIPPPQPDHSEEIRLRRLQRFAR from the exons ATGAGATCAGCAGGAAGCCCCTTCCCATCACTTCCTCCTTTACCATGCACCAGGGTTAtggggctgctgctgctggccttGCAGGTGTTCCAGAGAGTGATGGACATCCCGCCCGTGACACTGGCGGCCCTGGGGCTGCACGCCTACCTGTTCCTGATCCCCCTGGTGCCCCTGACGCGCGCGTGCGTCAGCGTGCAGACGTGCTGGGGCGGGGACTGGCGCCCCCTACTGCTGGCCCCCCTGCACCACGCCCATGGCTGGCACctgttctccaacatggtgTCCCTGCTGTGGCTGGGCTCCTGCCTGGAGCGCAGGCTGGGCGGGCCCTGGTTCGCTTACCTGCTGTCCGTCTTCTCCCTGCTCACGGGCGTGGTCTACCTGCTGCTGGAGAAGGGGCTGGCTGAGCTGACCGATGACCCCTCCTACAACATGCAGTGCGCAGTGAGcttttcag AAGTGCTGTTTGGCTTAAACGTGGTGAATAGCCATCAATTTCGTGGGGGTGTCACTAACGTGATGGGCTTCTCAGTGGCCAATAGTTATGTCGACTGGCTGGAGCTGATCCTCTTTGTGATGTTACCAGG aacatttgtgggacATCTGGCTGGTTTCCTTGTGGGCATTCTCTACACCGAAGGTCCTCTGATGTCTGTCATGaaagtgtgtgcag GGGTTTTGACAGTCATTGGAGACAGTGCAGGACGAAGACACTACTACAGTTCCTCAG GATTCAGTGGTTACGCTGGGACACGTTCAAATTCTCCATACGCCCAGAACGAGCGCCCCCAGGCCCACACTCCCCGTCCGGGGCTccacccctacaccactggcctatcggaggaggaggagtatgAGGCTGCAATCAGGGCCAGCATGAGAGACCAAG GGGGCGCTACTCATGAAAGCCCAGCGTACGGGTTTCATATCCCACCACCACAACCAGATCATTCGGAGGAGATTCGCCTACGCAGACTGCAGAGATTTGCCCGCTGA
- the LOC133108011 gene encoding rhomboid-related protein 4-like isoform X2: MRSAGSPFPSLPPLPCTRVMGLLLLALQVFQRVMDIPPVTLAALGLHAYLFLIPLVPLTRACVSVQTCWGGDWRPLLLAPLHHAHGWHLFSNMVSLLWLGSCLERRLGGPWFAYLLSVFSLLTGVVYLLLEKGLAELTDDPSYNMQCAVSFSVLFGLNVVNSHQFRGGVTNVMGFSVANSYVDWLELILFVMLPGTFVGHLAGFLVGILYTEGPLMSVMKVCAGVLTVIGDSAGRRHYYSSSGFSGYAGTRSNSPYAQNERPQAHTPRPGLHPYTTGLSEEEEYEAAIRASMRDQGGATHESPAYGFHIPPPQPDHSEEIRLRRLQRFAR; this comes from the exons ATGAGATCAGCAGGAAGCCCCTTCCCATCACTTCCTCCTTTACCATGCACCAGGGTTAtggggctgctgctgctggccttGCAGGTGTTCCAGAGAGTGATGGACATCCCGCCCGTGACACTGGCGGCCCTGGGGCTGCACGCCTACCTGTTCCTGATCCCCCTGGTGCCCCTGACGCGCGCGTGCGTCAGCGTGCAGACGTGCTGGGGCGGGGACTGGCGCCCCCTACTGCTGGCCCCCCTGCACCACGCCCATGGCTGGCACctgttctccaacatggtgTCCCTGCTGTGGCTGGGCTCCTGCCTGGAGCGCAGGCTGGGCGGGCCCTGGTTCGCTTACCTGCTGTCCGTCTTCTCCCTGCTCACGGGCGTGGTCTACCTGCTGCTGGAGAAGGGGCTGGCTGAGCTGACCGATGACCCCTCCTACAACATGCAGTGCGCAGTGAGcttttcag TGCTGTTTGGCTTAAACGTGGTGAATAGCCATCAATTTCGTGGGGGTGTCACTAACGTGATGGGCTTCTCAGTGGCCAATAGTTATGTCGACTGGCTGGAGCTGATCCTCTTTGTGATGTTACCAGG aacatttgtgggacATCTGGCTGGTTTCCTTGTGGGCATTCTCTACACCGAAGGTCCTCTGATGTCTGTCATGaaagtgtgtgcag GGGTTTTGACAGTCATTGGAGACAGTGCAGGACGAAGACACTACTACAGTTCCTCAG GATTCAGTGGTTACGCTGGGACACGTTCAAATTCTCCATACGCCCAGAACGAGCGCCCCCAGGCCCACACTCCCCGTCCGGGGCTccacccctacaccactggcctatcggaggaggaggagtatgAGGCTGCAATCAGGGCCAGCATGAGAGACCAAG GGGGCGCTACTCATGAAAGCCCAGCGTACGGGTTTCATATCCCACCACCACAACCAGATCATTCGGAGGAGATTCGCCTACGCAGACTGCAGAGATTTGCCCGCTGA
- the LOC133108011 gene encoding rhomboid-related protein 4-like isoform X3 — protein sequence MGLLLLALQVFQRVMDIPPVTLAALGLHAYLFLIPLVPLTRACVSVQTCWGGDWRPLLLAPLHHAHGWHLFSNMVSLLWLGSCLERRLGGPWFAYLLSVFSLLTGVVYLLLEKGLAELTDDPSYNMQCAVSFSEVLFGLNVVNSHQFRGGVTNVMGFSVANSYVDWLELILFVMLPGTFVGHLAGFLVGILYTEGPLMSVMKVCAGVLTVIGDSAGRRHYYSSSGFSGYAGTRSNSPYAQNERPQAHTPRPGLHPYTTGLSEEEEYEAAIRASMRDQGGATHESPAYGFHIPPPQPDHSEEIRLRRLQRFAR from the exons AtggggctgctgctgctggccttGCAGGTGTTCCAGAGAGTGATGGACATCCCGCCCGTGACACTGGCGGCCCTGGGGCTGCACGCCTACCTGTTCCTGATCCCCCTGGTGCCCCTGACGCGCGCGTGCGTCAGCGTGCAGACGTGCTGGGGCGGGGACTGGCGCCCCCTACTGCTGGCCCCCCTGCACCACGCCCATGGCTGGCACctgttctccaacatggtgTCCCTGCTGTGGCTGGGCTCCTGCCTGGAGCGCAGGCTGGGCGGGCCCTGGTTCGCTTACCTGCTGTCCGTCTTCTCCCTGCTCACGGGCGTGGTCTACCTGCTGCTGGAGAAGGGGCTGGCTGAGCTGACCGATGACCCCTCCTACAACATGCAGTGCGCAGTGAGcttttcag AAGTGCTGTTTGGCTTAAACGTGGTGAATAGCCATCAATTTCGTGGGGGTGTCACTAACGTGATGGGCTTCTCAGTGGCCAATAGTTATGTCGACTGGCTGGAGCTGATCCTCTTTGTGATGTTACCAGG aacatttgtgggacATCTGGCTGGTTTCCTTGTGGGCATTCTCTACACCGAAGGTCCTCTGATGTCTGTCATGaaagtgtgtgcag GGGTTTTGACAGTCATTGGAGACAGTGCAGGACGAAGACACTACTACAGTTCCTCAG GATTCAGTGGTTACGCTGGGACACGTTCAAATTCTCCATACGCCCAGAACGAGCGCCCCCAGGCCCACACTCCCCGTCCGGGGCTccacccctacaccactggcctatcggaggaggaggagtatgAGGCTGCAATCAGGGCCAGCATGAGAGACCAAG GGGGCGCTACTCATGAAAGCCCAGCGTACGGGTTTCATATCCCACCACCACAACCAGATCATTCGGAGGAGATTCGCCTACGCAGACTGCAGAGATTTGCCCGCTGA
- the LOC133108011 gene encoding rhomboid-related protein 4-like isoform X4 — protein MDIPPVTLAALGLHAYLFLIPLVPLTRACVSVQTCWGGDWRPLLLAPLHHAHGWHLFSNMVSLLWLGSCLERRLGGPWFAYLLSVFSLLTGVVYLLLEKGLAELTDDPSYNMQCAVSFSEVLFGLNVVNSHQFRGGVTNVMGFSVANSYVDWLELILFVMLPGTFVGHLAGFLVGILYTEGPLMSVMKVCAGVLTVIGDSAGRRHYYSSSGFSGYAGTRSNSPYAQNERPQAHTPRPGLHPYTTGLSEEEEYEAAIRASMRDQGGATHESPAYGFHIPPPQPDHSEEIRLRRLQRFAR, from the exons ATGGACATCCCGCCCGTGACACTGGCGGCCCTGGGGCTGCACGCCTACCTGTTCCTGATCCCCCTGGTGCCCCTGACGCGCGCGTGCGTCAGCGTGCAGACGTGCTGGGGCGGGGACTGGCGCCCCCTACTGCTGGCCCCCCTGCACCACGCCCATGGCTGGCACctgttctccaacatggtgTCCCTGCTGTGGCTGGGCTCCTGCCTGGAGCGCAGGCTGGGCGGGCCCTGGTTCGCTTACCTGCTGTCCGTCTTCTCCCTGCTCACGGGCGTGGTCTACCTGCTGCTGGAGAAGGGGCTGGCTGAGCTGACCGATGACCCCTCCTACAACATGCAGTGCGCAGTGAGcttttcag AAGTGCTGTTTGGCTTAAACGTGGTGAATAGCCATCAATTTCGTGGGGGTGTCACTAACGTGATGGGCTTCTCAGTGGCCAATAGTTATGTCGACTGGCTGGAGCTGATCCTCTTTGTGATGTTACCAGG aacatttgtgggacATCTGGCTGGTTTCCTTGTGGGCATTCTCTACACCGAAGGTCCTCTGATGTCTGTCATGaaagtgtgtgcag GGGTTTTGACAGTCATTGGAGACAGTGCAGGACGAAGACACTACTACAGTTCCTCAG GATTCAGTGGTTACGCTGGGACACGTTCAAATTCTCCATACGCCCAGAACGAGCGCCCCCAGGCCCACACTCCCCGTCCGGGGCTccacccctacaccactggcctatcggaggaggaggagtatgAGGCTGCAATCAGGGCCAGCATGAGAGACCAAG GGGGCGCTACTCATGAAAGCCCAGCGTACGGGTTTCATATCCCACCACCACAACCAGATCATTCGGAGGAGATTCGCCTACGCAGACTGCAGAGATTTGCCCGCTGA